The following nucleotide sequence is from uncultured Roseateles sp..
CATCGCTGGCGACGACGAAGTGCTGGGCGTCCAGCGCCTCGGCGGCGGAGGCGTCGCACAGGCCGCGGTAGACCTCGGTCGAGGCCTGAACCTGAACGGCGACGGTCAGAGCGAGCAGGCAGCAAAGCCGATTCACAAGGTGCAAGGCGCGCATGGCGGTCTCCGGGGCTGAGCCTGCCAGTATGCCGATCGCGCGCGGCACCTGTCTCCTGTCAGCTGAGAACGCGCCGCAGCGTGTTGCTCAACCGGCCTATGCCTTGCACCTCCAGCGTGACCTCGTCGCCCTCGTTCAGGAAGCTCAGCGATTCGTAGCCGCAGCCGTTGCCCACCGTGCCCATGGCCAGTATCTCGCCCGGGTACAGGGTCTCCGACTGCGACAGAAAGCTGATGCAACGGGCAATGCTGTGCTGCATACCGGCGGCCGTGGTGCGCGTCTTGACCTCGCCGTTGACGGCCACGCTCATCTGCAGCGCATAGGGGTCGGCAATCGCGTCGCGGGTGGTGATGCAGGGGCCGAAGACATTGCCGGTGTCGAAGTCCTTGCCCTTGGCAGGGCCCATGCGGAACTGCGACTCGTGGGCCTGCACATCGCGGGCGCTGAAGTCGTTGTAGATGGTGTAGCCGAACACGGCATCCATCGCCTCGGCCTCGGGCACATCGCGCACCTTCTTGCCTATCACCACGGCTAGCTCCAGCTCGTAGTCCATCTTCTGCGCGAACGGTGGCCATTCCACGACCGCGTCGGGCCCGACCACGCTGAAGCGGTTGCACTTGAAGTACAGCGG
It contains:
- a CDS encoding fumarylacetoacetate hydrolase family protein, which encodes MQLITFETARGPRLGALLNAELVLDLAQAAERQGDDAGPVRSMLALIQAGEPGLALVRRLLHVAEPAQCLQLASLRLLAPLPVPEQIRDFANYELHVRQALASSMRLRANAAPDPEAALQQLQASGMFAIPPVWYERPLYFKCNRFSVVGPDAVVEWPPFAQKMDYELELAVVIGKKVRDVPEAEAMDAVFGYTIYNDFSARDVQAHESQFRMGPAKGKDFDTGNVFGPCITTRDAIADPYALQMSVAVNGEVKTRTTAAGMQHSIARCISFLSQSETLYPGEILAMGTVGNGCGYESLSFLNEGDEVTLEVQGIGRLSNTLRRVLS